One window from the genome of Phycisphaerales bacterium encodes:
- a CDS encoding PIG-L family deacetylase produces MDLRSLAHALQLPFIPRSPCLVVAHPDDETLGASTLLPVLGHAAFVFLTDGSPADGNDAARLGLTQTAYAACRRAERDAALSLGCCRPPATRELNLRDQTASLHLPALAQTLADHFEKTRCDLVLTHAYEGGHPDHDAAAFSVHAAVRLLTRRAPIIIEMALYHAAAGAFTSNSFIHAAGALTVHLTAGEQARKRRLLACYNSQAGTLALFSQVQEQFRLAPQHDFTRPPHRGPLHYESQPWGMTGPRFTSLARAALTELGFEGDNPASVAQAEAAC; encoded by the coding sequence ATGGACCTCCGCAGCCTCGCCCACGCGCTCCAGCTCCCATTCATCCCGCGGTCCCCCTGCCTCGTCGTGGCCCACCCCGACGATGAGACGCTCGGCGCCTCCACACTCCTGCCGGTGCTCGGCCACGCCGCATTCGTGTTCCTGACCGACGGCTCACCGGCAGACGGGAACGACGCGGCACGCCTGGGCCTCACTCAGACCGCATACGCGGCCTGCCGCCGCGCCGAGCGGGACGCGGCTCTCTCCCTCGGCTGCTGCCGCCCTCCAGCCACCCGCGAGCTGAATCTCCGCGACCAGACGGCCAGCCTGCACCTGCCGGCGCTCGCGCAAACGCTCGCCGACCACTTCGAGAAGACTCGGTGCGACCTCGTGCTTACGCACGCCTACGAGGGCGGCCACCCCGACCACGACGCCGCTGCGTTCTCTGTCCACGCCGCCGTGCGCCTGCTCACCCGCCGGGCGCCGATCATCATTGAAATGGCGCTCTACCACGCGGCCGCCGGCGCGTTCACCTCCAACAGCTTCATCCATGCAGCCGGAGCCTTGACCGTGCACCTCACCGCGGGCGAACAGGCCCGCAAGCGGCGGCTGCTGGCCTGCTACAACTCCCAGGCCGGCACGCTCGCACTCTTCAGCCAGGTGCAGGAGCAGTTCCGGTTGGCCCCCCAGCACGACTTCACACGCCCCCCACACCGTGGACCGCTGCACTATGAGTCTCAGCCCTGGGGCATGACAGGCCCGCGCTTCACATCCCTCGCCCGCGCGGCCCTGACGGAGCTCGGCTTCGAGGGCGACAACCCGGCGAGTGTCGCTCAAGCGGAGGCGGCATGCTGA
- a CDS encoding GNAT family N-acetyltransferase yields MLTVLSVAFPFVPVAPDAPGGAEQVLAMLDAALVDAGHRSLVIACEGSNVRGELVATPRPRDGEDRDRAWTYYQQTISRVLAREPVSIVHYHGLDFHAYLPPPPPSGPPTLVTLHLPTGWYDPRVKDLAGPHVYLHAVSRSQHDECAWRERLLPPIDNGVRTDVPWSLDKGRYALMLGRVCPQKNQRDAIAACTRAGVPLLIAGDVLPYEEHRRYFATEVAPQLGRGARFLGHAAGEFKHRLLSRARCVLIPSTQPETSSLVAMEALAHATPVIAYRRGNLPHILRDGVTGLLVDLPEEMAGAIAGSDRINPRDCRDDAARRFSVSRMTAQYLDRYSQLARAPSRHRPRARPQHAVLTSLEELRSLEPEWATLAAADARATPFQHPAWLIPWAEHFAPGPLRVATVRSREGELRALVPMYRDRHSDQLLPLGIGNSDYLDALCMPGADADALAALHRLLEGGADQALIPQLRSCSPLAASESTEPAEPCVVLDFTGRALADVLPAKMQQNLRTITRRAVRAGVTTHRLGARDDAAASLFELFRLHRARWEAREQNGVLADPRVQSFLRDAAQRLHQAGMLRLVLVKSPQAVIGAALGLADPHARVVFYYIGGFDPAHAELSPGTLAVSALIHDAHAAGAARFDFLRGLERYKFLWGGREAPTRSLCVRARRRVAA; encoded by the coding sequence ATGCTGACTGTGCTCAGCGTCGCATTCCCGTTCGTACCCGTCGCGCCCGACGCTCCAGGCGGCGCCGAACAGGTGCTGGCGATGCTCGACGCCGCGCTCGTGGACGCGGGCCACCGCTCGCTCGTCATCGCGTGCGAGGGCTCCAACGTCCGGGGCGAGCTGGTCGCAACGCCGCGCCCGCGCGACGGCGAGGACCGCGACCGGGCATGGACCTACTACCAGCAGACAATCTCACGCGTCCTCGCACGCGAGCCCGTCTCCATTGTCCACTACCACGGCCTGGACTTCCACGCCTACCTCCCGCCACCGCCACCCTCAGGCCCGCCCACGCTCGTCACACTCCACCTCCCCACCGGCTGGTACGACCCGCGCGTAAAGGACCTCGCCGGTCCCCACGTCTACCTCCACGCCGTCTCGCGGTCGCAGCACGACGAATGCGCCTGGCGCGAGCGTCTCCTCCCGCCGATCGACAACGGCGTCCGCACCGATGTCCCTTGGTCCCTGGACAAGGGCCGGTACGCACTCATGCTCGGGCGCGTGTGCCCGCAGAAGAACCAGCGTGACGCGATCGCCGCCTGCACCCGCGCCGGCGTTCCGCTGCTCATCGCAGGCGATGTGCTCCCCTACGAGGAGCACCGCCGCTACTTCGCCACAGAGGTCGCCCCACAGCTCGGCCGCGGCGCCCGATTCCTCGGGCACGCCGCCGGCGAGTTCAAGCACCGGCTGCTCTCGCGCGCCCGGTGCGTGCTGATCCCCTCGACGCAGCCCGAGACCAGCTCGCTCGTCGCGATGGAGGCTCTCGCCCACGCCACCCCCGTGATCGCCTACCGCCGCGGCAACCTCCCGCACATCCTCCGCGACGGCGTCACCGGTCTGCTCGTCGACTTGCCCGAAGAGATGGCCGGGGCCATCGCCGGCAGCGACCGGATCAACCCGCGTGACTGCCGCGATGACGCCGCCCGCCGCTTCTCAGTCTCGCGTATGACCGCGCAGTACCTGGATCGCTACTCGCAGCTCGCCCGCGCACCCAGTCGCCACCGCCCGCGTGCAAGGCCGCAGCACGCAGTGCTCACTTCGCTCGAGGAGCTGCGTTCTCTGGAGCCGGAATGGGCAACCCTCGCGGCGGCCGACGCGCGGGCGACACCGTTCCAGCACCCCGCGTGGCTCATCCCATGGGCCGAGCACTTCGCACCCGGCCCCCTCCGTGTTGCTACGGTGCGCAGCCGCGAGGGTGAGCTGCGGGCCCTGGTCCCGATGTACCGCGACCGACACTCAGACCAGCTCCTCCCCCTGGGCATCGGAAACTCCGATTACCTCGACGCGCTCTGCATGCCCGGGGCCGACGCCGACGCCCTCGCGGCCTTGCACCGGCTGCTGGAGGGCGGCGCCGACCAGGCCCTCATCCCACAGCTCCGGTCATGCTCTCCCCTCGCGGCCTCGGAGTCGACCGAACCGGCGGAGCCCTGCGTGGTGCTCGACTTCACCGGGCGTGCGCTTGCCGACGTCCTCCCCGCCAAGATGCAGCAGAACCTGAGGACCATCACCCGGCGTGCGGTCCGCGCGGGCGTCACCACGCACCGTCTTGGTGCACGCGACGACGCCGCAGCTTCACTCTTCGAGCTCTTCCGCCTCCACCGCGCACGCTGGGAGGCGCGCGAACAGAACGGCGTGCTGGCGGACCCGCGCGTGCAGTCGTTCCTGCGTGACGCCGCGCAGCGGCTCCACCAGGCCGGCATGCTCCGACTGGTCCTCGTAAAGTCCCCTCAGGCCGTCATCGGCGCGGCCCTCGGGCTCGCCGACCCCCACGCCCGCGTCGTGTTCTACTACATCGGCGGCTTCGATCCAGCCCACGCCGAGCTCAGCCCCGGAACCCTCGCCGTCAGCGCACTGATCCACGATGCACACGCGGCCGGGGCCGCCCGCTTCGACTTCCTCCGTGGGCTGGAGCGCTACAAGTTCCTCTGGGGCGGCCGCGAGGCCCCGACCCGCTCGCTCTGTGTGCGAGCGCGCCGGAGGGTTGCCGCGTGA
- a CDS encoding GNAT family N-acetyltransferase — protein MSQSIDAHVRHCLRGDLRQLEFGHAFAHDRALIRQMFRRHLRGDCCFLVVEVAGVPAGQAWVELPLAPGGVGALWAVRVRPDIRGLGLGSLLVRAALGALVSRGAATAELEVEPHNDGAIRFYERLGFRIEPGPPLRQPPGPALRGLLVMRRPLSGPAQEAA, from the coding sequence GTGAGCCAGTCCATCGATGCACACGTGCGGCACTGCCTCCGGGGCGACCTGCGGCAGCTGGAGTTCGGGCACGCCTTCGCCCACGACCGCGCCCTCATCCGACAGATGTTCCGCCGGCACCTGCGCGGCGACTGCTGCTTCCTGGTGGTCGAAGTGGCCGGCGTTCCCGCCGGACAGGCGTGGGTGGAACTGCCGCTCGCCCCGGGCGGCGTCGGCGCGCTCTGGGCCGTGCGCGTGAGACCGGACATCCGCGGCCTGGGGCTCGGCTCGCTGCTCGTGCGGGCGGCACTCGGCGCGCTCGTCAGCCGCGGCGCCGCCACCGCCGAGCTCGAGGTCGAACCGCACAATGACGGCGCCATCCGGTTCTATGAACGACTCGGGTTCCGCATCGAACCCGGCCCGCCGCTGCGCCAGCCCCCCGGTCCGGCCCTCCGCGGCCTGCTGGTCATGCGTCGACCTCTCTCCGGCCCCGCGCAGGAGGCCGCGTGA
- a CDS encoding choice-of-anchor tandem repeat NxxGxxAF-containing protein, producing the protein MTGPLGPGMGDLTYLTAGIPCVDAAGNVAFGARIAGPGVTAANDQGLWLGTLQGNQVMVRRGDPAVGFAQGVYGQFSLLALSRSGVLAFHAFVDGLSPNATVSGLWSNRTGVLAKAGESNNYPVLQENQFRGITRFYFGDAGLLTLVVTDDSGFSYPTQETPTAPPPRFPPGTLAVPTGTLESVEYGVNGAAVSESGGVLFSGRYRAPSNQVGAGLWTLHNGVMTEVALVSSPAPGGLVYCSFDERKAANEAGDLAFSAALGMPNQLPTTGALFHVRGGVVTRLVTTGDPAPGRPGVTLRGAGVRVMNRAGAVLFSSHTSTNASAELWRVSADGQVSGVVGHGQSLPGLPPGVTTSNLWDPSMNAAGEVALMVDVAGPGISSANNRVLVCIGAHGRMDVVARTGVPLTIAPGIVRTPTAIGFQSGGGGEDGRATGLSDSGVVAYRAIFSDGSYAVLTATVPRCGTADFNNDGDIGTDADIEAFFACLGGNCCETCYSGGADFNADGDIGTDADIESFFRVLGGGSC; encoded by the coding sequence GTGACCGGCCCATTGGGCCCGGGCATGGGGGACCTGACGTACCTGACCGCGGGAATTCCCTGCGTGGACGCCGCGGGCAATGTGGCGTTCGGGGCGAGAATCGCGGGTCCGGGGGTCACCGCGGCCAACGATCAAGGGCTCTGGCTCGGAACTCTCCAGGGGAACCAAGTCATGGTGCGTCGCGGCGATCCCGCGGTTGGCTTTGCGCAAGGGGTGTACGGCCAGTTCAGTCTCTTGGCGCTCTCTCGCTCCGGAGTGCTCGCGTTCCATGCCTTCGTCGACGGGTTGTCGCCCAATGCCACGGTGAGTGGGCTGTGGTCAAACCGCACCGGCGTCCTCGCCAAGGCCGGTGAATCCAACAACTACCCGGTGTTGCAGGAGAATCAGTTCCGGGGCATCACGCGGTTCTACTTCGGCGATGCCGGACTGCTGACGCTGGTGGTTACCGACGACTCGGGCTTCTCGTACCCGACGCAGGAAACCCCGACCGCGCCGCCGCCGAGGTTCCCTCCGGGAACGCTTGCAGTGCCCACCGGGACTTTGGAGTCGGTTGAGTATGGTGTGAACGGGGCCGCGGTCTCGGAGTCTGGGGGCGTGCTGTTCAGCGGGAGGTACCGCGCGCCGTCGAACCAGGTTGGGGCGGGCCTGTGGACGCTGCACAACGGTGTGATGACAGAGGTGGCGTTGGTCTCTTCACCGGCGCCCGGCGGGCTGGTCTACTGCTCGTTCGATGAGCGGAAGGCGGCGAACGAGGCGGGCGACCTCGCGTTCAGCGCCGCGTTGGGTATGCCCAACCAGCTTCCGACGACGGGTGCTCTGTTCCACGTGAGGGGGGGCGTGGTGACGCGGTTGGTCACCACGGGGGACCCCGCCCCCGGGCGTCCGGGGGTGACACTGCGCGGCGCAGGTGTGCGTGTGATGAACCGCGCGGGCGCCGTTCTTTTCAGCAGCCATACCAGCACGAACGCGAGCGCTGAACTCTGGCGCGTGAGCGCTGACGGGCAGGTGTCGGGCGTGGTGGGGCACGGGCAATCGCTGCCCGGCTTGCCGCCGGGGGTCACCACCTCCAACCTCTGGGACCCGTCCATGAATGCGGCGGGGGAGGTTGCCCTGATGGTGGACGTGGCGGGCCCTGGGATTAGCTCGGCGAACAACCGGGTGCTGGTGTGCATCGGGGCCCACGGGCGCATGGACGTGGTCGCGCGAACGGGCGTGCCGCTCACGATCGCGCCGGGCATTGTGCGAACGCCGACAGCCATCGGGTTCCAGAGCGGCGGCGGGGGGGAGGATGGACGCGCGACCGGCCTTTCGGACAGCGGGGTGGTCGCGTATCGGGCGATTTTCAGCGACGGGTCGTACGCCGTGCTGACGGCGACAGTCCCCCGGTGCGGGACCGCGGACTTCAACAACGATGGGGACATCGGCACCGACGCGGACATCGAGGCGTTCTTCGCGTGCCTGGGCGGGAACTGCTGCGAGACGTGTTACAGCGGCGGGGCGGACTTCAACGCCGACGGGGACATCGGGACCGATGCGGATATTGAGAGCTTCTTCAGGGTGCTGGGTGGGGGGAGCTGCTGA
- a CDS encoding SIR2 family protein has product MSVSGKRVVAFCGAGLSVRDGYPAMSSFNGYLRSSGLLSNDELRAFDAIQAHCTDISALVGGSARNIEQLASLLELMRLSKPTLTFPGAGHYATPAAALALVRKAIALVYSPNHREMNSGVGPLLSNVLEHDNELTVITTNYDLNVEAAAAANEIAVRMTPTVVAACVHPKREQEPRLGSLYSGKLGHNRNLAGRQLTLLKLHGSVNWFNDGMDFRVDDRITGSEYNAQQEKFHRRRWDRGAESWCFPEHTVIIPPTVLKSAFFDAVQEQWQHAADALGQAQVLVFIGYSFPESDTFMRYFMATSLHRNVSIERIIVVDPAAYEIAERIHPLLAHPQHQGLWEVHAMPWERVHLTAALEGGWVPDASDHYVKEVKNRNQVKAVLRGEVVPEDRVVYQRGLRGR; this is encoded by the coding sequence ATGAGCGTGAGTGGAAAGCGAGTGGTGGCGTTCTGTGGCGCTGGCCTGTCCGTCCGAGATGGGTACCCGGCGATGTCGAGCTTCAACGGCTACCTGCGGTCATCTGGCCTGCTCAGTAATGACGAGCTGCGAGCGTTCGACGCGATTCAAGCGCATTGCACGGACATCTCGGCCCTAGTTGGCGGGTCCGCACGGAACATCGAGCAACTAGCGTCGCTGTTGGAACTGATGCGACTCTCCAAGCCCACGCTGACGTTCCCGGGCGCGGGCCACTACGCCACACCAGCAGCCGCGCTTGCACTCGTGCGCAAGGCAATCGCTCTCGTCTATTCACCTAACCACCGCGAGATGAACTCCGGGGTCGGCCCGTTGCTGAGCAACGTCCTGGAGCACGACAACGAGCTCACGGTGATCACCACGAACTACGACCTGAACGTCGAGGCGGCGGCTGCCGCAAACGAGATTGCAGTGCGTATGACTCCGACGGTCGTGGCCGCATGCGTGCACCCGAAACGGGAGCAGGAGCCGCGCTTAGGCTCTCTCTATTCTGGGAAGCTTGGGCACAACCGCAATCTAGCCGGGCGGCAGCTCACTCTGCTCAAGCTCCACGGGTCTGTGAACTGGTTTAACGACGGGATGGACTTCCGCGTCGATGACCGGATCACAGGTTCGGAATACAACGCTCAACAGGAGAAGTTCCACCGCCGGAGATGGGACCGCGGCGCCGAGTCATGGTGCTTTCCCGAGCACACCGTGATCATTCCGCCAACCGTGCTTAAGTCCGCCTTCTTTGACGCTGTTCAGGAACAGTGGCAGCACGCCGCGGACGCTCTAGGCCAGGCGCAGGTGCTCGTGTTCATCGGGTACAGCTTCCCCGAATCCGACACGTTCATGAGGTACTTCATGGCAACCTCGCTTCATCGGAACGTGAGCATCGAACGGATCATCGTTGTGGACCCAGCGGCGTACGAGATTGCCGAGCGTATCCATCCGCTCTTGGCGCATCCCCAGCACCAAGGCCTTTGGGAGGTGCACGCAATGCCGTGGGAACGCGTTCACCTCACGGCCGCGTTGGAGGGTGGATGGGTCCCAGACGCCTCTGACCACTACGTCAAGGAGGTGAAAAACCGGAACCAGGTCAAGGCAGTCCTGCGGGGGGAGGTTGTCCCCGAGGACCGTGTGGTCTATCAGCGCGGACTCCGTGGCCGATAA
- a CDS encoding fibronectin type III domain-containing protein has translation MPTTIAELLQWAGSHRDLWVLNQAQIGLSAPQVQAFKTVADAFIAAEAAAVKAREAAKAATLELNDAMAAVRTLGGGYINLIRAYAETTNNNQVYVLSGVDPVSPPGPQPIPNAPTNFSATVTPEGWIVVSWKASQPASGVQYRVQRRINGEANFTLVGTVGSVKKYEDKTLPFGVDRVDYIVTPVRNNIVGPSGNTFSLQFGVGGGGNFAITNATETKLAA, from the coding sequence ATGCCTACCACAATCGCAGAGCTGCTTCAGTGGGCGGGATCGCACCGGGACCTCTGGGTTTTGAACCAGGCGCAAATCGGATTGAGTGCTCCGCAGGTCCAGGCCTTCAAAACCGTCGCCGACGCGTTCATCGCGGCAGAGGCGGCGGCGGTGAAGGCACGGGAGGCGGCCAAGGCCGCGACCCTCGAGCTCAACGACGCCATGGCCGCGGTGCGGACGCTGGGCGGCGGCTACATCAACCTGATCCGCGCCTACGCCGAGACCACCAACAACAACCAGGTCTATGTGCTCAGTGGCGTCGATCCCGTGTCGCCCCCCGGCCCCCAGCCGATTCCGAACGCCCCCACGAACTTCTCCGCCACCGTCACGCCCGAGGGCTGGATCGTGGTGTCGTGGAAGGCAAGCCAGCCGGCCAGCGGCGTGCAGTACCGCGTGCAGCGGCGCATCAACGGCGAGGCGAACTTCACGCTCGTGGGCACGGTCGGCAGCGTCAAGAAGTACGAGGACAAGACCCTGCCCTTCGGCGTAGACCGCGTGGACTACATCGTGACCCCGGTACGCAACAACATCGTGGGCCCCTCGGGCAACACCTTCAGCCTCCAGTTCGGCGTTGGCGGCGGCGGCAACTTCGCCATCACCAACGCGACCGAGACCAAGCTCGCGGCGTGA